A stretch of DNA from Amylolactobacillus amylophilus DSM 20533 = JCM 1125:
ATCACCGGCGGCTAAAATGTCCGGTTCAGAGGTCTCAAGCCATTCGTTCGTCAACAGCGCACCAGTTTTGTCCATCTCGACCTTACCAAACAATAATTCAGTATTTGCCAAGAAGCCAGTGCAGACAATTACTAGATCTGCGGTAATCTGCCCTTGCGCGGTATTAATGAGTACCTGCTTGGTCCCATTTACACTGCCAAAGGAGTTTTAACCCGATGACCTAAGCGAACGTCTACCCCATGTTGTTGCAGTGTTTCTACGATTTTAAGCGACATGTCTGCGTCTACGTAGTTATTAAGCAATTGCTTATTACCCTGAATTAGCGTTACTTGGTGGTCTGTGTTGGCATAGGCCTCGGCCAGTTCAATCCCAATAAAGCAGCCACCTACAATCGCGATATGCTGGTTGTCTTTCGCGCTATTATAGATTGCTTTTGCCTGCTTATAACCATACACAATAGCACCTTATCGTTATCTATGCCCGTTAAAGGAGGTACCTGAACATAAGAACCCGTGCTCATAATCAACTTATCGTAAGTATCTGTCACAACCTTTTTGGTGCTCATGTCTTGCACGAGTATGGATTTTTCTTTTGGATTGATCTTTAAAACGTCGTGCATAGTCTTGACTTTTGCGCCAATACTTGCCAGATGCTCCGGTGTTTCGTAGAACATATCCTCAAGTTTGTCGACGACTCCCTCTAAGTATAAAGAGATACCACACGACAGAAAAGAAACGTTGTCATTTCGTTCATAAATAGTTAATCAGTGTCTGGATGATTCGTTATAATTTCTTTCGCGGTTGAAACACCAGCGTGTGTGCAGCCAACTATTACTAACTTCATCTTATTCCCCTTTTCTTTTACTTAATTATCCGGGTCATCATCAAGTAGCTTCAAAATATGTGGCTTACCATAATAGTACCCTTGTCTTAACGTGATATTCATTTTATTCAACAGTTGATCTTCTTCCTCACTCTCAATACCTTCAAGGATAAATCTTAGGTTGTTCTTCTGTGCTAAGTCCCGCAAGAAAACTATTTTGTCTTGAATTTCCTGGTCAAAAACTGACTCTTCAAAGTTTTGTAGCGCAAATTTCAGTTCACTCAAGTAAGGCATGAATCTGTCGACGTTATCCAGCTGGTTCAAGCCAGTGCCAACGTCATCAAGCGAGAGTTCAATGCCCCGTAACTGATAGTTAACTAGTGCTTGTTGTAAATCTTCAAAGTTAATTTCAACAGGATTATCCTCCTCAGTAAGCTCCACGACGAGTTTTAGGGGGCGCAACAGATTTTGTACATAGATAAGCGCTTCATTAATCTCTGACGTTAATAGCTGCTGCCGGTTCAGATTAACGGACACGTAACCCACCTTCAAGGCCAGTTTCTGCATACTGCCAATTAGAATACTAGCAATTGTCTTGGCTGGAATCTTACTGAAGTCTGCTAGCGGGCGCCATCCATCAGCTGTGTTAACCTTCATTAAAAGCTTATAGCCAACAGATGTTATTTTTCCGCTTTTTGATGATTATTTTTTCAGCAGTTTTGATTGCTACAAAAAAACAACCGAAATGGTTGCCTTATTCTCATGGTCCTAGAAAAACTAATAATTATTTATTTAACTAACCCGTTCCTCAAATATAATCGTCACCGGTCCGTCGTTGTGCAGGTTAACCTGCATATCCGCGCCAAATTCACCGGTTTGAACCAAAAGACCGTTGGCACGCAATCGGTCATTGAATTGCTCAAATAGCGGTTCTGCAAGCTCGGGCCGCATTGCTTGTGTGAAACTCGGCCGGTTACCATGGCTCGTGTCCGCCAGTAGCGTGAATTGACTGACAGAGAGAATCTGGCCAGCCACATCCGCTAACGCTAGGTTCATCTTGTCATTTTGGTCACTGAAAACACGGAGTTTCGTGATTTTGTCAGCAAATTTATGTGCTAAGGATAGTGTATCCCCCTGCTCGATTCCGACGAGTAGTAGAAAACCCTTACCTATCCGGGCGATTTGATTCTGGGCGACCGTGACGCTAGCTTCTGTAACGCGTTGAACTACAATTCTCATTAGCTATCAGACCTCTTCGCTTCATAGACATTTGGCACATCTTTAATCCTCGCCAGGATTTCCTCTAAGTGTAAGGCGTTTTTCACTGCTACTGTGACATAGATGTGTGCCATGTTGTTGTTATCAACTTTACCAGTGATACTTGCCAGGTTCTTAGACTGTGAATTCAAAGTTTGGAGAATATCATTCAGCAAACCATTACGGTTGAAGCCATAGATTTCAATGTCGGCGTTATAATTCTGCTCTTTTGCAGCATCATTCACATTCTCCCAGGCAACATCAATCAACCGACCATTAGTCCTGTCTTCCTCTTTGATATTCTTACAATCATTACGGTGGATGGTCACACCGCGCCCACGCGTGACGTAACCCACAATGTCGTCACCAGGTAATGGATTACAACACTTAGCCAAACGGATCAAGAGGTTACCAACGCCTTGGATCATGATGCCGTTGTCGTGTTTGATCTTCATTGGATCTGAAGACTTCTGCCTGTCGTTTTTATTCTTCTTCTGGGCCTTCTTCGGTTCCTGTTTTTGGTCGGGCTCAGAGGTGTTGGTAAGAATAGCCTGCTCCATCGACTTTTGTTTGTCAGATTGCCGTTTGCGCCGTTCCTTCTCTGTCAGCTTATTAGCCACCACCAGTGCGGTAACTTCACCATAACCAATTGCACTAAACAATTCGCTCTCAGTACTAAAGTTAAATTTCATCAGCGCAATCTGCATGTGTTCTTTGTCCATGTAATTCTTAGGTAAAAAGCCTAGATCACTTAGCTGATTCTCAAGGGCAGCAACGCCTTTCTCAACGTTCTCGTCCTTTTCCTCGCTCTTAAAGAAACGCTTAATTTTATTGCGGGCGCGACTTGTCTTGACGATATTAATCCAATCTCGGCTAGGACGGGCATTACTCTGAGTCAACATCTCGACGATATCACCGTTTTTTAGTTGGTAGGTCAACGGTACAATCTTCCCGTTGACGCGCGCACCAACCGAGTGACTTCCGACCTCGGTGTGGACTAGATAGGCAAAATCCAGGGGAATCGAACCCTTTGGCAGCTCGTACACATCGCCAGCTGGCGTGAAGACATAAACGCGATCCGAGAAGATGTCTCCTTTCACGCTCTCCATGAATTCGTGCGCATCAGTACTCTCGTCTTTAATCTCCAGGATCTCCCGGAAGATATCAATCTTTTTGCCGGCTTCATCGAGCTTAACGGGATTCTTGACTCCTTCTTTATACGCCCAGTGGGCGGCAATACCATACTCGGCAACCTCATGCATCTGTTCGGTCCGAATCTGAATTTCTAGTGGCTTAGCGCCGGGTCCAATAATCGTTGTGTGCAGTGACTGATACCCGTTCGCCTTAGGCACCGCAATGTAATCCTTGAACCTACCAGGCATTGGCTTCCATTTAGTGTGGACTGCGCCCAAAACCGCGTAGCAATCCTTGACCGTCTCGACGAGGACTCGAATAGCAAGCAAGTCATATAATTCATTGAACTGCTTGTGTTTGTCCTTCATTTTTTATAAATTGAGTAGATGTGCTTGGGCCGCCCGTATATTTCGTACTTAATACCGAGCTCGTCCAGCGTAGCGGTGATTACATCGACAGCGTCTGCGATATAACGTTCACGCTCGTCACGCTTAGACTTCATCAAATTAACTATCCGGTAATATTGTTGGGGATTGATATAGTGGAGACTCAAATCCTCCAGCTCCCACTTGATCATACTGATACCTAAGCGGTCGGCTAGTGGTGCATATATTTCCAGTGTTTCATCAGCGATTCTACGCTGCTTATCTGGACGCAGGTGGTCCAGCGTGCGCATGTTATGCAGACGATC
This window harbors:
- a CDS encoding FAD-dependent oxidoreductase, whose product is MYGYKQAKAIYNSAKDNQHIAIVGGCFIGIELAEAYANTDHQVTLIQGNKQLLNNYVDADMSLKIVETLQQHGVDVRLGHRVKTPLAV
- a CDS encoding NAD(P)/FAD-dependent oxidoreductase, whose product is MYERNDNVSFLSCGISLYLEGVVDKLEDMFYETPEHLASIGAKVKTMHDVLKINPKEKSILVQDMSTKKVVTDTYDKLIMSTGSYVQVPPLTGIDNDKVLLCMVISRQKQSIIARKTTSISRL
- a CDS encoding EAL domain-containing protein encodes the protein MKVNTADGWRPLADFSKIPAKTIASILIGSMQKLALKVGYVSVNLNRQQLLTSEINEALIYVQNLLRPLKLVVELTEEDNPVEINFEDLQQALVNYQLRGIELSLDDVGTGLNQLDNVDRFMPYLSELKFALQNFEESVFDQEIQDKIVFLRDLAQKNNLRFILEGIESEEEDQLLNKMNITLRQGYYYGKPHILKLLDDDPDN
- the dtd gene encoding D-aminoacyl-tRNA deacylase, with protein sequence MRIVVQRVTEASVTVAQNQIARIGKGFLLLVGIEQGDTLSLAHKFADKITKLRVFSDQNDKMNLALADVAGQILSVSQFTLLADTSHGNRPSFTQAMRPELAEPLFEQFNDRLRANGLLVQTGEFGADMQVNLHNDGPVTIIFEERVS